A genomic region of [Eubacterium] eligens ATCC 27750 contains the following coding sequences:
- a CDS encoding DHHW family protein: MKNIDNIDKTSTKYKQYLIKKGALVKIIIFMAMLVFGTFVSLMIPLRPSESVTEKRKLSSFPQFSMESFLDGTYFSGVDTWFSDTFPGRDGFITCNERMTGLYGIRKNLIHGEVIKGDEIPDADIDENEFDYIENIVSERMTESQDSDKEINYSYDNSVIVNPDEIGNDVEPDTIGTNASAKTGESLGSVYVLGDSAYDYYSFSNSISDEYVAIVNNMAQVLKGKATVYDMIIPTAIDITLDDATRNSINSSNQRKAILYMYSKMNRNVGKCYIYELMRSHRNEYIYFRTDHHWTALGAYYAYTAFMAQLGKNAYSLDSFKEHDMGTFVGSYYTQTRVTSLSNHPDTLYAYEPFSTNALKMINNENDFVDYNIITDVSKWNKTSKYSTFIGGDNAYTEINNPDVTDGSSVLVIKESFGNAMIPFLVENFENVYVVDYRYFNGTITELVDNKGIENVVFVNNISITSTRDRIDELKTISK; encoded by the coding sequence ATGAAGAATATTGATAATATTGATAAAACAAGTACTAAATATAAGCAGTATCTTATAAAGAAGGGCGCTCTGGTTAAAATAATCATTTTTATGGCAATGCTTGTTTTTGGTACATTTGTGTCACTTATGATACCATTGCGGCCGTCGGAGTCGGTAACTGAGAAAAGAAAACTAAGCAGCTTTCCTCAATTTTCGATGGAGAGTTTTTTGGATGGAACATATTTCTCAGGAGTTGATACATGGTTTTCAGATACATTTCCAGGCAGGGATGGGTTTATTACATGTAACGAACGCATGACCGGACTTTATGGAATCCGTAAAAATCTTATTCATGGCGAAGTTATAAAAGGAGATGAAATTCCGGATGCTGACATTGACGAGAATGAATTTGATTATATTGAAAACATCGTTAGTGAAAGGATGACAGAATCGCAGGATTCTGATAAAGAGATTAATTATTCTTATGATAATTCTGTGATTGTTAACCCTGATGAAATAGGAAATGATGTTGAACCAGATACAATTGGGACTAACGCATCCGCAAAAACGGGTGAATCACTTGGTTCAGTATATGTGCTTGGTGACAGCGCATATGATTATTATTCGTTTTCTAACAGTATTTCTGATGAATATGTGGCAATTGTGAATAATATGGCACAAGTGCTTAAAGGTAAAGCTACGGTATATGATATGATAATACCGACAGCAATTGACATAACGCTTGATGATGCAACCAGAAACAGTATAAACAGCAGCAACCAGAGAAAAGCTATATTGTACATGTATAGTAAAATGAACCGCAATGTTGGTAAATGCTATATATATGAATTGATGAGAAGCCACAGGAATGAATATATATATTTCAGGACAGATCATCATTGGACAGCTCTGGGAGCTTATTATGCATACACTGCATTTATGGCTCAGCTTGGTAAAAATGCATATTCTCTTGATAGTTTTAAAGAACATGATATGGGTACATTTGTGGGAAGTTATTATACACAGACAAGGGTTACTTCACTTAGTAACCATCCGGATACTTTGTATGCATATGAACCTTTTTCAACTAATGCGTTAAAAATGATTAATAATGAAAATGATTTTGTTGATTATAATATAATTACAGATGTATCTAAATGGAATAAAACAAGTAAATACAGCACATTTATAGGTGGGGACAATGCATATACGGAGATTAATAACCCGGATGTAACAGACGGCTCTTCGGTGCTTGTAATAAAAGAGTCATTTGGAAACGCAATGATACCATTCCTTGTTGAGAATTTTGAAAATGTATATGTTGTTGATTACCGTTATTTTAATGGGACGATAACAGAACTGGTTGATAATAAAGGAATAGAAAATGTTGTTTTTGTAAACAATATTTCTATTACTTCTACGCGGGATAGAATAGATGAATTGAAGACGATAAGCAAATAA
- a CDS encoding ABC transporter ATP-binding protein, giving the protein MASLSLKNVCKVYPNGFVAVKDFNLEIADQEFIIFVGPSGCGKSTTLRMIAGLEEISSGELWIGDKMVNDVEPKDRDIAMVFQNYALYPHMSVYDNMAFGLKLRKVPKAEIDKSVHEAAKILDIEHLLDRKPKALSGGQRQRVAMGRAIVRSPKVFLMDEPLSNLDAKLRVQMRVEISKLHQRLQTTIIYVTHDQTEAMTLGTRIVVLKDGIIQQVDTPQNLYNTPNNIFVAGFIGSPQMNLIDAEVVANGSQVDLRLSDTVTITLPADKSKKLIDGNYVGKTVVVGIRPEDVKDDAEFIAKNADSKFTATVKVYELLGSEVNLHYEIGDVTCTAKVNPRTTARPGDEVTFAMDVERLHVFDKETEIVITH; this is encoded by the coding sequence ATGGCAAGTTTATCGCTTAAGAATGTTTGTAAAGTATATCCTAACGGTTTCGTAGCTGTTAAGGATTTTAATCTTGAAATTGCTGATCAGGAGTTCATCATTTTCGTTGGACCTTCAGGATGTGGTAAGTCTACTACACTTCGTATGATTGCAGGTCTTGAGGAAATCAGCTCAGGTGAGTTATGGATTGGTGACAAGATGGTTAACGATGTAGAGCCTAAGGACAGAGATATCGCTATGGTATTCCAGAACTATGCTCTTTATCCACATATGTCTGTATATGATAACATGGCATTCGGTCTTAAGTTAAGAAAAGTTCCTAAGGCTGAGATTGATAAGTCAGTACATGAAGCTGCTAAAATTCTTGATATTGAGCATCTTCTTGACCGTAAGCCAAAGGCTCTTTCAGGTGGTCAGAGACAGAGAGTTGCTATGGGACGTGCTATCGTTCGTAGCCCTAAGGTATTCCTTATGGATGAGCCTCTTTCAAACCTTGATGCTAAGTTAAGAGTTCAGATGCGTGTTGAGATTTCTAAGCTTCACCAGAGATTACAGACAACTATTATTTATGTAACACATGACCAGACAGAGGCTATGACACTTGGTACAAGAATTGTAGTTCTTAAGGATGGTATTATTCAGCAGGTAGATACACCTCAGAACCTTTATAACACACCTAACAACATCTTCGTTGCTGGATTCATCGGATCACCTCAGATGAACCTTATTGATGCAGAAGTTGTTGCTAATGGTTCACAGGTTGACCTTAGACTTTCTGATACAGTTACAATTACACTTCCAGCTGATAAGAGCAAGAAGCTTATTGATGGTAACTATGTAGGAAAGACTGTTGTAGTTGGTATTCGTCCGGAAGATGTTAAGGATGATGCAGAGTTTATTGCTAAGAATGCTGATTCTAAGTTCACAGCTACAGTTAAGGTTTACGAATTACTTGGTTCAGAAGTAAACCTTCACTATGAGATTGGTGATGTAACATGTACAGCAAAGGTTAATCCTCGTACAACAGCAAGACCAGGTGATGAAGTAACATTTGCTATGGATGTTGAAAGACTTCATGTATTTGATAAGGAAACAGAAATCGTT
- a CDS encoding peptidylprolyl isomerase, giving the protein MANPIVTFTMENGDVMKAELYPEIAPTSVNNFVNLVQKGFYDGLIFHRVIAGFMIQGGDPEGTGMGGPGYSIKGEFASNGFKNDLKHTRGVLSMARSMRPDSAGSQFFIMHQNAPHLDGDYAAFGKLIEGEDVLDKIAGVDTDYSDRPRKPQVMKTVTVETFGEEYPEPEKL; this is encoded by the coding sequence ATGGCTAATCCAATAGTTACATTTACAATGGAAAACGGCGATGTGATGAAAGCTGAGCTTTATCCGGAAATCGCACCTACATCAGTTAATAATTTCGTTAATCTTGTTCAGAAGGGATTCTATGACGGACTTATATTTCACAGAGTAATCGCAGGTTTTATGATTCAGGGTGGTGACCCTGAAGGAACAGGTATGGGTGGTCCTGGCTACTCTATCAAGGGCGAATTCGCATCTAACGGATTTAAGAACGACTTAAAGCATACAAGAGGTGTTCTTTCAATGGCTCGTTCTATGAGACCTGATTCTGCAGGTTCACAGTTCTTTATCATGCACCAGAACGCTCCACATCTTGACGGAGATTACGCTGCTTTTGGTAAGCTTATCGAGGGTGAAGATGTTCTTGACAAGATTGCAGGCGTAGACACAGATTACAGCGACAGACCTAGAAAACCACAGGTTATGAAGACTGTTACTGTTGAGACATTTGGCGAGGAATATCCAGAACCAGAGAAGTTATAA
- a CDS encoding MBOAT family O-acyltransferase translates to MVFSSLLFIYIFLPVNLLCYAVISDIKKKNICLLVFSLMFYAWTSPKYLLVMMFMALINYMGALWVEHFRNSRKSGYILAADIAASLCILAFFKYLGFICEISRFITGVPKIIPQVLLPVGISFYTFQLISYVVDVYRGEVKADTQYWKVLLYASLFHQCIAGPIVRYKDIKDDLRERKTGIDDMNEGISRFTTGLAKKTLLANTCASIVDSVLPESIARLGSVTVLGSWFGMLLYALQIYLDFSAYSDMAIGLGKMTGFHYKENFNYPYVADSITDFWRRWHISLGTFFRDYLYIPLGGNRKGLARQILNMFIVWSLTGLWHGASANFILWGMYFFVFLVLEKVILLKLFDRIPKAAGQIIRRAYTFIVVFFGWVLFRFSDFSMLGMCLRSMFGMNGNKFTNIETNTVIINNIFFVIVAITASMPLYRYIVQKMRSSAASGRVCITYCYNVLNIVLPVILLILSTIALVGNSYNPFIYFRF, encoded by the coding sequence ATGGTTTTTTCAAGCCTATTATTTATATATATTTTTCTTCCGGTTAATCTGTTGTGCTATGCAGTTATATCGGATATTAAGAAAAAGAATATCTGTCTGCTTGTTTTTTCACTTATGTTTTATGCATGGACTTCACCGAAGTATCTGCTGGTAATGATGTTCATGGCATTGATTAATTATATGGGAGCATTGTGGGTAGAGCATTTCAGAAATTCAAGAAAGTCAGGATATATATTGGCGGCAGATATTGCGGCTAGTTTGTGTATTCTGGCTTTTTTCAAGTATCTTGGATTTATTTGTGAAATATCACGATTTATAACAGGTGTTCCAAAAATAATACCTCAGGTATTACTTCCTGTTGGAATATCTTTTTATACATTTCAGTTGATTTCATATGTCGTTGATGTGTATCGCGGAGAGGTTAAAGCTGACACACAGTATTGGAAAGTGCTTTTATATGCTTCACTTTTTCATCAGTGTATAGCAGGTCCTATAGTCAGATATAAAGATATAAAGGATGACCTTAGGGAACGCAAAACCGGAATTGATGATATGAATGAAGGAATATCAAGGTTTACAACCGGGCTTGCAAAGAAAACGCTTCTGGCAAATACATGTGCATCTATTGTTGACAGTGTACTTCCAGAGAGCATTGCGCGGCTTGGAAGCGTTACGGTACTTGGAAGCTGGTTCGGAATGCTTCTGTACGCACTGCAAATATATCTTGATTTTTCTGCATATTCAGATATGGCAATAGGACTGGGAAAAATGACAGGCTTCCATTATAAAGAAAATTTCAATTACCCATATGTAGCAGATTCAATAACGGATTTCTGGAGAAGATGGCATATATCGCTGGGAACATTTTTCAGGGATTATCTGTATATTCCACTGGGAGGAAACCGAAAAGGACTTGCAAGGCAGATACTTAACATGTTTATAGTATGGAGTCTTACAGGACTATGGCATGGCGCTTCTGCTAATTTTATATTATGGGGAATGTATTTCTTTGTATTTCTTGTGTTGGAGAAAGTTATCCTGTTAAAGCTGTTTGACAGGATTCCTAAAGCAGCAGGACAGATTATAAGGCGTGCATATACATTTATAGTAGTATTCTTTGGCTGGGTGCTTTTTAGATTTTCAGATTTTTCTATGCTAGGAATGTGTCTAAGGTCTATGTTTGGAATGAATGGCAATAAATTTACAAATATAGAAACTAATACTGTTATAATTAATAATATATTCTTTGTTATTGTCGCAATAACAGCCTCAATGCCATTATACAGATATATTGTGCAGAAAATGCGTTCGTCAGCAGCTTCAGGAAGAGTCTGTATAACATATTGTTATAATGTCCTGAACATTGTTCTGCCGGTAATATTATTAATTTTATCAACAATAGCACTCGTAGGAAACAGTTATAATCCATTTATTTATTTCAGATTTTAG
- a CDS encoding RidA family protein, translating to MQKVISTDKAPSAIGPYSQAIEINNMVYTSGVIPVIPATGEIAEGGVEAQAEQAFQNLCNLVEVSGSKVENIVKTTVFIKEMNDFGKINEIYKKYFKEPFPARSCVEVARLPKDVLLEVEAIAWK from the coding sequence ATGCAGAAAGTAATCAGTACAGACAAGGCACCAAGTGCAATCGGACCATATTCACAGGCTATCGAGATTAACAATATGGTATATACATCAGGAGTTATCCCTGTAATACCAGCTACAGGTGAAATCGCAGAAGGTGGAGTTGAGGCTCAGGCTGAGCAGGCATTCCAGAACCTCTGTAATCTTGTTGAGGTTTCAGGCTCTAAGGTAGAGAATATTGTTAAGACAACAGTATTTATTAAAGAAATGAATGATTTCGGTAAGATTAATGAAATCTACAAGAAATATTTTAAGGAGCCATTTCCAGCACGTTCATGCGTAGAAGTTGCAAGACTTCCTAAGGATGTTCTTCTTGAAGTGGAAGCAATTGCATGGAAGTAA
- a CDS encoding CPBP family intramembrane glutamic endopeptidase produces the protein MEVRKVNVFFPIFIVGYIALSILAGSVMAVLVNMGIPMPDWIQYVISEGIILVIAIIYMVVNRIDPMKDIPYKRIGFVDGILSLAAGYCMIPMVLFLNSITMLFSTNYLEEGTTTLLTYPFFMQVILLAVIPPLVEELVFRGIFFGSYRKAGMSGAAIMSGLIFGCFHLNINQGLYAFAIGIVFAYMVEATGSLWSSVIAHFAINTYSIGVVQLLKMTGIYASDGQAVGTLEGEGELAASAGALATVMQLIVLLALATAFMMLAVLCIRIMAKRHGRLENIKVRTEGIKGIKKYLSAPVVVGLAICICYMIAIEFAG, from the coding sequence ATGGAAGTAAGAAAAGTTAATGTTTTCTTTCCTATATTTATAGTTGGATATATTGCGCTGTCTATACTTGCAGGAAGTGTAATGGCAGTACTAGTCAATATGGGAATACCGATGCCGGACTGGATACAGTATGTGATATCAGAAGGAATAATTCTGGTTATTGCTATTATATATATGGTAGTAAACAGGATTGATCCCATGAAAGACATTCCATATAAAAGGATAGGGTTCGTCGATGGAATATTATCTTTAGCTGCCGGATATTGTATGATTCCTATGGTGTTGTTTTTAAACAGCATTACGATGTTGTTTTCTACCAATTATCTTGAAGAGGGAACAACAACACTGCTTACATATCCGTTTTTTATGCAGGTTATACTTCTAGCAGTAATTCCTCCTCTTGTAGAGGAACTGGTATTCAGAGGTATATTCTTCGGCTCTTATCGCAAAGCCGGTATGTCTGGCGCTGCAATTATGAGTGGATTAATATTTGGATGCTTCCATCTTAATATTAATCAGGGACTGTATGCATTTGCAATAGGAATTGTATTTGCATATATGGTCGAAGCTACCGGTTCACTTTGGTCATCGGTAATTGCGCATTTTGCGATAAATACATATTCTATAGGCGTGGTACAGCTGCTTAAGATGACAGGAATATATGCATCAGATGGACAAGCAGTGGGGACACTTGAAGGAGAAGGAGAACTTGCGGCATCTGCAGGTGCTCTGGCTACAGTAATGCAGCTGATTGTTTTGTTGGCTTTGGCAACAGCGTTTATGATGCTGGCGGTTTTGTGCATCAGGATAATGGCAAAGAGACATGGAAGACTGGAAAACATAAAAGTGCGGACGGAAGGAATAAAAGGTATAAAGAAATATTTATCTGCACCGGTTGTAGTGGGACTGGCAATATGCATATGTTATATGATAGCAATAGAATTTGCAGGTTAA
- a CDS encoding YesL family protein, producing MNGFGLDGKLFKGLTKAGDFIILAVITVLFCVPVITIGAALTAAFYSGIKLVRDEESYVYKDFWKSFKMNFAQGFLLELIHVVIGFLLFVDLRASAQWGFVQGSRAGVIFVFVVVGVMAVWAAVMLYSFSMLSRYDNNIIVTLKNALIISVHHLPQTIIMLIATVGLTYFSCLYFTAFIVTIPLILYVDSYIFSSIFKQLEKESVPSVQEAGTEEDTNEDKEEEE from the coding sequence ATGAATGGATTTGGATTAGATGGTAAATTATTTAAAGGTCTTACAAAAGCAGGAGATTTTATTATATTAGCAGTTATTACAGTATTATTCTGTGTTCCGGTTATTACAATCGGAGCAGCGCTTACAGCAGCATTTTATTCTGGCATTAAGCTTGTAAGGGATGAAGAAAGCTATGTATATAAGGATTTCTGGAAATCATTCAAGATGAATTTCGCGCAGGGATTTTTATTAGAGCTTATACATGTTGTAATTGGTTTCCTTCTTTTTGTTGATTTAAGAGCCAGTGCCCAGTGGGGATTTGTACAGGGCTCTCGGGCTGGCGTTATATTTGTATTTGTTGTAGTTGGTGTTATGGCGGTATGGGCAGCAGTTATGCTGTATTCATTTTCAATGCTGTCAAGATATGACAATAATATAATAGTGACATTAAAAAATGCTCTTATAATAAGTGTACATCATCTTCCACAGACTATTATTATGTTAATAGCTACTGTTGGGCTTACATATTTTTCATGTCTTTATTTCACAGCATTTATTGTGACTATACCATTGATTCTGTATGTTGATTCATATATTTTCTCAAGCATATTCAAACAGCTTGAAAAGGAATCTGTTCCATCAGTACAGGAAGCAGGAACAGAAGAAGATACTAATGAGGATAAAGAAGAGGAAGAATAA
- a CDS encoding DUF3899 domain-containing protein has translation MDYLSFFINKISLEVDFYNNEAYAGNSILPFMGFMMFLIGLVVVIVGAATYFTAKHNFNIFYDMRDVRITYDEQMMPDDEKARRDNEKLKKDKKRGQIVMIVGAVLIVVSFIML, from the coding sequence ATGGATTATTTATCATTTTTTATCAACAAGATAAGTCTTGAAGTAGATTTTTACAATAATGAAGCTTATGCTGGAAATAGTATATTGCCATTTATGGGATTTATGATGTTTCTGATAGGTCTGGTTGTTGTTATTGTAGGAGCTGCAACATATTTTACGGCTAAACATAATTTTAATATATTTTATGATATGAGAGATGTAAGAATTACATATGATGAACAGATGATGCCTGACGACGAGAAGGCAAGAAGAGATAATGAGAAGTTAAAAAAGGATAAGAAGAGAGGACAGATTGTAATGATAGTTGGAGCTGTTCTTATAGTTGTTTCGTTCATTATGTTATAA
- a CDS encoding TPM domain-containing protein: MMKISRKMKALMSVIMACIMCVGVLFSMKSDVYADSSKEYVYDNAGILTADEISKLKSQCKKASADSECDIVIITTNIGHDGSTMDSYLKQFLDDNGYSQNAVIYGVDMKSRADRMYTQGKAGTDVSQSTIDDIGEKCEGYLSDKDYYKAFSTYVKKMNMCMTTSIVKKLTYKMWIKLLIALGVAVAAVLTMMHNAKARMTVSTTEYTKDHNFKVNDRRDVFINTTVVTRHIEHNNNSSSSGGGGGNSGYGGHF; the protein is encoded by the coding sequence ATGATGAAGATTAGTAGAAAAATGAAAGCTCTCATGAGCGTAATTATGGCGTGCATTATGTGCGTTGGTGTGTTATTCAGCATGAAAAGTGATGTCTATGCGGATTCTTCAAAGGAATATGTATATGACAATGCAGGAATTCTTACTGCTGATGAGATAAGTAAGTTAAAGAGCCAGTGTAAGAAAGCGTCTGCGGATTCAGAATGTGATATCGTTATTATTACAACTAATATCGGACATGATGGCAGTACGATGGACAGTTATCTTAAGCAGTTTCTTGATGATAACGGATATTCGCAGAATGCCGTAATATATGGTGTTGATATGAAATCAAGAGCCGACAGAATGTATACACAGGGCAAGGCAGGAACTGATGTTTCACAGAGTACAATTGATGACATAGGAGAAAAATGTGAAGGATATCTGTCAGATAAAGATTATTATAAAGCATTTTCTACATATGTAAAAAAGATGAATATGTGTATGACTACAAGCATAGTCAAGAAACTTACATATAAAATGTGGATTAAGCTTCTTATTGCATTAGGAGTTGCAGTTGCTGCAGTTCTTACAATGATGCATAATGCCAAGGCAAGAATGACTGTAAGTACTACAGAATATACGAAAGATCATAACTTCAAGGTTAATGACAGAAGAGATGTGTTTATTAATACAACAGTTGTTACAAGACATATCGAGCATAATAATAACAGCAGCAGCAGTGGCGGAGGCGGTGGAAACAGTGGCTACGGCGGACATTTCTAG
- a CDS encoding CvfB family protein — MIELGKTQCLNIVKVTDFGVYLGTEEDKVLLPKKQVPDDVEVGDALTVFVYRDSSDRLIATTNKPKIQLGELKRLKVSQITGIGAFLDWGLEKDLLMPYKEQTTHVSEGSEYLVALYIDKSGRLAATMRINKYLEKSETLVKDSAVTGTIIGITPDYRAYVAVEDKYDAFIPMSEVFEPLSVGEVIHGRVSRVREDGKLVISLKQKAYIQMDEDSVQIYDAIVKKGGSLGFTDKADPEIIKKHFNMSKNAFKRAVGRLLKEGKIEITQDSIVLKK, encoded by the coding sequence ATGATAGAGTTAGGAAAAACACAGTGTCTTAACATTGTAAAGGTAACAGATTTCGGAGTATATCTTGGAACAGAAGAAGATAAAGTCCTTCTTCCTAAAAAACAGGTTCCAGATGATGTTGAAGTGGGAGATGCTCTCACTGTATTTGTTTACAGGGATTCAAGCGACAGACTTATTGCAACTACTAATAAGCCAAAGATTCAGCTTGGAGAACTTAAGAGGCTTAAAGTATCACAGATTACAGGTATTGGCGCATTTCTTGACTGGGGACTTGAAAAAGATCTGCTCATGCCATACAAGGAACAGACAACACATGTATCAGAAGGTTCAGAGTATCTTGTTGCTCTCTATATAGATAAGAGTGGAAGACTTGCAGCCACTATGAGAATTAACAAATATCTTGAAAAGTCAGAAACACTTGTAAAAGATAGTGCGGTTACAGGTACTATAATAGGAATAACTCCAGATTACAGAGCGTATGTTGCAGTTGAAGATAAGTACGACGCATTTATTCCTATGTCAGAAGTATTTGAGCCCCTTAGTGTCGGTGAGGTTATTCATGGACGTGTTTCAAGAGTAAGAGAAGATGGAAAACTTGTTATAAGCCTTAAGCAGAAGGCATATATCCAGATGGACGAGGATTCAGTACAGATATATGATGCTATAGTAAAGAAGGGCGGAAGTCTGGGATTTACTGATAAAGCAGATCCTGAGATTATCAAGAAACATTTTAATATGAGTAAAAATGCTTTCAAGAGAGCTGTAGGAAGACTGCTTAAAGAAGGAAAAATTGAGATAACACAGGATTCAATAGTTCTTAAGAAATAG
- a CDS encoding P-II family nitrogen regulator, producing the protein MKKLEIIIRPERLDDLKNILNSNGAHGLMISNIMGYGSQRGHKQVYNGVDFGGNLLPKVKVESIVSDETYEAIIDQVIDQINTGEYGDGKIFVYDVYDAIRIRTGERGTDAL; encoded by the coding sequence ATGAAGAAATTAGAGATTATTATCAGACCTGAAAGACTGGATGATTTAAAGAACATCCTTAATAGTAACGGTGCTCATGGTCTCATGATATCTAACATCATGGGATACGGAAGCCAGAGAGGTCACAAGCAGGTATATAATGGTGTTGATTTCGGTGGCAATCTGCTTCCTAAAGTAAAAGTTGAGTCTATTGTATCCGATGAAACTTATGAAGCAATCATCGATCAGGTTATTGACCAGATTAATACCGGTGAATACGGAGATGGTAAGATTTTCGTATATGATGTATATGATGCCATAAGAATCCGTACCGGTGAACGCGGAACAGACGCATTGTAA
- a CDS encoding GNAT family N-acetyltransferase produces the protein MRKCIDMGEGRKIIINDKDMLKPDGTLEIPDIGLGEAYLGKASYVVYDEEDIDDDLLKLVCARKYNEPLVIARTERFIIREMTVGDLPHLYELYQTLSDCPYVEPLYEYEDEKAFTIKYIENMYGFFGYGLWLVFDKKTGELVARAGIENRSIDGQNFQELGYLVKKSWQGKRVAWEVMNHIVNIAKDRLGLEELYICTVKTNIPSIQLALKLGFTLYAGDTDGMNIYRKVL, from the coding sequence ATGAGAAAATGTATTGATATGGGCGAAGGCAGAAAAATAATAATTAATGACAAAGATATGTTAAAACCAGATGGAACACTGGAGATTCCTGATATAGGGCTTGGAGAAGCATACCTTGGAAAAGCTTCATATGTTGTATATGATGAGGAAGATATTGATGACGACCTGTTAAAACTTGTATGTGCCAGAAAATACAATGAGCCGCTTGTAATTGCCAGAACGGAGAGGTTTATTATACGGGAGATGACAGTGGGAGATTTACCTCATTTATACGAATTATATCAGACACTTTCAGACTGCCCGTATGTTGAGCCATTATATGAATATGAGGATGAGAAAGCATTTACAATAAAATACATTGAGAATATGTATGGCTTCTTCGGGTACGGTCTGTGGCTTGTGTTTGATAAGAAAACAGGTGAACTTGTGGCAAGGGCAGGCATTGAAAACCGCAGCATAGATGGACAGAACTTTCAGGAGCTTGGGTATCTTGTGAAAAAAAGCTGGCAGGGAAAGCGTGTGGCATGGGAAGTTATGAACCATATAGTGAATATTGCTAAGGACAGGTTAGGCTTAGAAGAATTATACATATGCACAGTGAAAACAAATATCCCGTCCATACAGCTTGCATTGAAACTGGGTTTCACATTGTATGCAGGCGATACAGACGGGATGAATATATATAGAAAAGTTCTGTGA
- a CDS encoding YjfB family protein, producing the protein MIIGGLYTSISTSDINNDIQVAILRKSLDTIETSGAELTKMMEASVTPELGQNIDISI; encoded by the coding sequence ATGATAATTGGTGGTCTTTATACCAGCATCAGCACTTCTGATATCAATAATGATATCCAGGTTGCTATACTTAGAAAAAGTCTTGATACAATTGAGACTTCCGGTGCTGAGCTCACTAAAATGATGGAAGCCTCTGTCACACCAGAGCTTGGACAGAACATAGATATAAGCATTTAA